From a region of the Equus przewalskii isolate Varuska chromosome 2, EquPr2, whole genome shotgun sequence genome:
- the FAM43B gene encoding protein FAM43B gives MLPWRRNKFVLVEDEAKCKAKSLSPGLTYTSLLSSFLRSCPDLLPDWPLERLGRVFRSRRQKVELNKEDPTYTVWYLGNAVTLHAKGDGCTDDAVGKIWARCGPGGGTKMKLTLGPHGIRMQPCERSASGGSGGRRPAHAYLLPRITYCTADGRHPRVFAWVYRHQARHKAVVLRCHAVLLARAHKARALARLLRQTALAAFSDFKRLQRQSDARHVRQQHLRAGGAAASVPRAPLRRLLNAKCAYRPPASERGRGAPRLSSIQEEDEEEDEDVEEREEAAPQLERPEVLSLARELRTCSLRGAPAPPPPAQPRRWKAGPRERAGQAR, from the coding sequence ATGCTGCCCTGGAGACGTAACAAATTTGTGCTGGTGGAGGACGAGGCCAAGTGCAAGGCGAAGAGCTTGAGTCCGGGGCTCACCTACACGTCGCTGCTCTCCAGCTTCCTGCGCTCCTGCCCGGACCTGCTGCCCGACTGGCCGCTGGAGCGCCTGGGCCGCGTGTTCCGCAGCCGGCGCCAGAAAGTGGAGCTCAACAAGGAGGACCCGACCTACACCGTGTGGTACCTGGGCAACGCCGTCACCCTGCACGCCAAGGGCGACGGCTGCACCGACGACGCCGTGGGCAAGATCTGGGCGCGCTGCGGGCCGGGCGGGGGCACCAAGATGAAGCTGACGCTGGGGCCGCACGGCATCCGCATGCAGCCGTGTGAGCGCAGCGCCTCGGGGGGCTCGGGGGGCCGCAGGCCGGCGCACGCCTACCTGCTGCCGCGCATCACCTACTGCACCGCGGACGGGCGCCACCCGCGCGTCTTCGCCTGGGTCTACCGCCACCAGGCGCGCCACAAGGCCGTGGTGCTGCGCTGCCACGCCGTGCTGCTGGCGCGGGCGCACAAGGCGCGCGCCCTGGCCCGTCTGCTCCGCCAGACCGCGCTGGCGGCCTTCAGCGACTTCAAGCGCCTGCAGCGCCAGAGCGACGCGCGCCACGTGCGCCAGCAGCACCTCCGTGCCGGGGGCGCCGCCGCCTCAGTGCCCCGCGCCCCGCTGCGCCGGCTGCTCAACGCCAAGTGCGCGTACCGGCCACCGGCCTCCGAACGCGGCCGTGGGGCGCCGCGCCTCAGCAGCATccaggaggaggacgaggaggaggacgaggacgTGGAGGAGCGCGAGGAAGCAGCCCCCCAGCTCGAGCGGCCCGAGGTGCTCAGCCTGGCCCGGGAGCTGAGGACGTGCAGCCTGCGGGGCGCCCcggcgcccccgccgcccgcgcaGCCCCGCCGCTGGAAGGCCGGCCCCAGGGAGCGGGCGGGCCAGGCGCGCTGA